A window of Hypomesus transpacificus isolate Combined female chromosome 7, fHypTra1, whole genome shotgun sequence genomic DNA:
ttttccaacggagctttagctagctggctaaggttgcgttctctcctcctgtgttcaatgactcaattcatcaagctgtagctaacgttagctacgtctatgtcaacagagctcctgggcAACTCCTGGGTAGCACGAATCGGATAGATGCCAGCCACCCAGActcggcgccctctgctgtgcAACTAGCGTGTCCAATCGCAACGTTTGCGTGATTTTTGGTGCGTTTACAGTAGCATATTATTGGCcggcgaggctgtgattggaaaacgggactggagctgtcccggacgggacaaatcaaaatcacccataGACATTTGTCCCAGACAAAtcgggacggttggcaaccctatTCAAGACATAGATCCATACAAGCTGACTGCGGTAAATTGGAGTGCGGATTTACATTCCGACCAAAGGACTTTAATGTCAGTACATGCACAAATATATAAATTGCACTGACATTAACTTAAGCATACATTTTCTGTTCAGATAGATCACTGATTTGCAGTTTGCACTATTGTAATCgtcaaaatatgacttttaATACCCCTGGAGTATtaaacatgtatatatatatatatatatatatgtttccATTTAGCTGTCTAAGTAAATCCCAAGAAAACATTTAACAACACATTTCGGAAAAATATTTTCATAtgttttattgtaaatgcaaggctgGTCAGGATGGTCAACACTGCCTTGCAGAGCGTGCAGTGTTGGTGCGAGTGATTTCTGTCTCCATCATGTCATATGTTGGTTGACCTACAATAACATTAAAAAAGGTTTAAGCTTCATTACGTGGGACCAGAAGGGTTACTATTAGTCAGAAATTATACTAAAGTAAGAGTACATATATGTTACAGCTCTGTAGCCTATAAGACGATTGCATGACATTTAAAGGTATAAACAGAAAATGTTTTGCCgataataaaagacttgaacttgaacataatcaaccatgcattgtttttattCATCTCCTGTGCCACATAATTCGTCCAAAACTACACGTGGATGTAACATTAGATATTTCAAATTTGTCAACATCACTTAAATATCTTACCTTGATGAAAATGTTGAGCGCAAACAAACATAGAACGCGATATGTTGGCAAAGGTGATGTTTTTGCGCTGGACCGCTGCAACCCATGTGATCCGCTACATGTTGCCCCATATTTTCTTCGAAGtgggaaaggaaaaaaaaatatcCCCGTTGTGAAGTGTATGACCTTTGCTGTCGTGAGATCTtctattgcagccgatcacgcaACAAGAACGTCTCATTTTGACACTTAAATTATATGAATCAATAGCAAACTCACTGAACAGCGCTGTATGCGTACATGAAAAATGGTACTCCCATAATGCCCTTCGGTTTTCGCAACTGTGACGTCACCTGACAAAGACCAATtggctgtgttcgaaatgtcttaaaatgcgtccttccttccttccttttaagacagcgaggtctgttcgaaatgtcttaaatcttctcttcctgtctaataagataccttgaaatacgtcacataacggtcattttttaagagagcatctgagctgccttgctgtcttaatggcaGCACGTATTACCAataactctgtgcgcggggttaccgtgagcaacaagttaaacagaatcctttgaccgccattgctctaagtttttacaattcatatttcagctaaacggtacttgtaaatcagcatctgaatagaaatgtatcgagaaatgggcagtgtagttgctgaaaatgtacttattttattgataatactcctaatttgtaaatttgctcagacttttcgataacgtacagtacctagcatcgcagtgcagagcagacactagctagttgctgcgttttatcataatcctatcaaatgactgaaatacaaacacaaatgttatgagctattgagcctatatctaacacaagtttaaatacagcttaacttgacttagtgtgacaataaactcaatgcaattgactgccgtctgacaaagtgcgctagtgcgagcacacaagtacacgcagcgccatgacgtacatcctgtcttaataggctgttcgaaaacaacggtttttaagataccttaccccgaagagagctgtctcgttagacacctgtctagtaagacatcaaggattaagacagctgtctaagttttcgaacacagcccaATTCCATTTAACTTTGTGCTGCGCCGTGACTCCGTTTGTTATGCTTCcgtcttctctcagcttgctttatattgttttgtttcacgTGATAAACTCGACGCTTGTCCTCGGGattccccccacacatcaggatttctgattgcaaatattcaacatgttgaatatttaggatTTACGATCGAGGCACCTCCGacgtccttccgagcagattcggtcactcttgacacacctTACACCAAGgaaacatctgataaaataatctgtagaaccatcaagataatcgggacgttacctaggattgtcggaaggggcgaAATTGGGCCGATTATcctgtagtgtgtccccagcataacgCGCTGAGggccagggacggactggggggaaaaatGGCTCGGGAGTTATACTGTCtgaccggcccactcagtaaacggcgtgcggcccactcaaaacacggcGCGTTGTCCACTCAATGTATCGCACatatcgaccagtcattggcctactcGGAAAAATACCCATAGACTTAGCATCATTTTgaatgattacaaagaaattacatcatcTATGTTTAATTTCTTACGTTAAACTTCCGAAGTCCGTAAGAGCACATTTCATAAGACACGTCAGAAAAATAGacaccatgagtgtgaatacagatcgcgAGGAGCAGTATAAAACGTAGTCAGTGATTCTAGACTTCAAAAGGTCTTATACCAATTTATACGTATGCAAGCTGTGACGTGAAATAATATGAGATGCCCTATGTCAGAGGGCTGGTTGGTACTGGAATTGGGccggtattttggaccatccaaaccccaccggggattctcccggtatccccgatggccaatCCGCCCCTGCTGAGGCCAGAAAATAActgaaatgtagctagaatctacacctcaaacaagttaaccttgacgcaaaactatacgtccaatccgaAAAATAAGGATATTGTCCGAGACCCAAgtctctgccgaaaccagagatgtcctttatatgtctgtacagtcagaaatacgactGTACTGGCAGtttaagtctgttggattccacagacaactgtatacgaccagcacaaaattagctatctattgatacaaaaacaaagcatgAAAAGCGAAAATTTTGGCAATGCaattttaggggtgctcagcccccaatcggacatgaatacagtacagtgccttgcaaaagtgctaaacccccttgctagtaaatccctaatttcactggataactattaattcatttatgtattattttgcaaaatattgaataaatgaatgaaaaaactaactaagtccccgttcaagtgttgaacATCacattagctgcacggtctgtagagatattgggacgaagctgcaatacagtacataacagaaagtgtttcattctgcagaaattgtgtaaatatttaatgtaacaaatacagtttttccttaattgttatcatttgtataatattacagACTTTTGTGTATggaaaagtgaaacgtaaatgtaggctggtgtagtgcctcaaaaagtaatATCAGGCCCTGAATGATCACTAGATTAAAGATAACATTGACTTCCACTTGGTGCtattcactgacagtaaaaatcaattgtatgtgcactgctgttcgtAGACGAGCTCCAGAGGTCGTTGCTGCGTGTCTAAATGATACCAGCTCACCAGGAGGACACTTCATCAACTCTCCATACATTCTCCTCGGTACAATGAACAATCCATTTATTTGCCGTTGATGGCCGGCTGCTGGCCATACATTAGTGGTTCTTgccacctcttcttcatcccggtcagtcgccatagttctagtactagactactctcctccacgactccccaacgtgacgtcattgttgaattgcgctaatatgctaatgctaacacaaaaaatgaaaaaaaaactggtCTTAAACACAATTTTGAGACACCATTTGGTGATTTCTTGAATAATATACATATTTTGAGTGCTTTATGTATCCATTAATCGACAGTGGTGGTTAACCTCCCATATGGCCTTTAATAAAgtagtatgaacctgcagagccggagagctagagtttcaggaccgcagttctaggaccctagttttatctgacagcgccacctagcgaatTGGATGACGAAATATACTATTGCGTACGTGTCACTAGATCACAACAAGATaggctatttgaatggtttgaaaGAGGCAAGGAACAAGGAAAACTGGGGAATTTGATTATTCAGAAATtcagaaaacaaaaataaacaataacaattgcagtatcacatccatccacccctccagcaAATACACATGCATCGCTCCATCCAACTCGTCATCattccctccaccccatcaaccTCTCCTGAGAGCAACATTTTGAAGGATTTCTAGATTTTCGTGACCaccaaaagacaaaaaagagtTCAACCAAAGCAGTATTCCCCACAAACAGCACTTTCTGTCTACAACTTGGTTGTTAACAGTTGTATGTTTGACAATCAGTGTAGTTTATAGGTAAAAGTAGCTAATGTGAATTAAGTGTGGTTATAAAAACCAGTCCGGTGTCGTGAAATGATTTTGACAGCAAAGTTGaagatagctagctaacattaactttattgtccaattcaagacactagaattgttttatacataacatacaaattcaaatgagCTACTTACTCTCTGATTGTCGTCCATCTTGTTATCAGACAAGCTAGCCtacatcacttcctcttcttctttttaTAATTTAATGTCATACTGACACTACTGCAGAAAAATATTGATtatcttgttccggtccatggttatccaattctctaggtggcgctgtcagataaaacgagggtcctagaactgaaACTGCgatcctgaaactgcagctctccggctctgcGGGTACATGCTActtgtttaatccgccaccaataacttctgttaaacttgagggtgtcaaatgaatgacaaaatcactcaggaaatgcatgtcacgctaaccctatagctgccatgctgttacgatgcccCAACACTCGTTTCTTAATTTAGAGTTTTACAtgggaccatttcttcttaatttcggccatggtccggttctccgaACCTACAGCATTTACGGccctaaaataataataattttaggtacttttcaagttttggccgtacgccatcttctggtatgaaagctacACAATCTtgtatacatgaggcccctggtgtttAGTCCCACCTGGCCTTTTCATGGACTAAAGCTTTTTTGTTCTGTGTATACGTATGTTCCAGTTCATATGACAATTCAACTTGACCTTGAACCTGAGAATGTTCATCCAGTCAGTCATCCTTTGTTTACATACTGTAGTGTTGGAGCTACAATTAAATACAAGGAAGTAAATACTCTTATGTGTGATGTGCACAAAACAGTGATGGATTCTCAAGAGATATGGAACATTCTACGAGAAGAATCTGAGGCAAGGCTGGCGAGGATAGAAATGTCGCACAGCTGGCACACTGTGATTGAGGTTGGTCTTCACAAATAATGtcaatgtctgtctctctttctgattctttctctgtctggccAACAGTCATTCAACGAGAGGATGGAGTGTAGGAAACTAATGGAGCTGCAGGGAAGATCTCAAAGCCACCGGAGTCGAGTGGCCCTCATGTTCAAAGCCTCGGAAAGCAACCTCGACAGAACAACCCTGCTTATGGCCAACAACCCCCTGCCAGACCTCCACAGCCATCAAGAGGGGGACAGTCCCACCAAATACTTGGCTAATGACATCCTAGCACAGCCAAAGGTTAACCAAGTATAGCAgttacctccctcccctccacacatacAATGTACCCTTGCCAATAAGACAGAGATCCCTTAAATGCTTCCTGTTTATTGGGAGTCTTCATTATTTTATGATTATAGTTTGGTCCCCTCCCAACTGTTTTTTTAGAGGCTGGCTTCCATTGGAGGCCCCTTGAAGGGTTTGCCTCCACTGATGAAACCTTCCAAAGTTCCATCCCAGAAACAGAAAAAGTTGAGCATACCGCACAGGTCTGTACTGGGAAATACTACATTTTAAGATGATGTAGGGTGACAAATAAAGCATATTAATTGATGAGTAAAATTGGCAGACCATGGACAACGAGGTAACATTTTTCCCACTCTACCCTTCTCTTTCCAAATTGCAATTAAACACAGGGCTCTATCAGAAGTACCGACCAGTGTCTGTGTTCAGATCTCTGAGAACTGGTCAATGGTTTCAGACAAGGACATAAAAGAAGAAGGTATTACCAGTGATACTGATATTAATGAATTCTGGAATCCCATTTAAGTGTGATTGTTAGCTTTCctgcacgtgtgtatgtgccCAGAACTGACCCAAGACTGGGAGTTCAAAGATGAGAGCTGTGCACTCTGGGAGCCCCTAACCCTTTCTACCCTGCTGGAGACTTCAACCACCCTGACAGCACCTGGTCATGGAGCATTTCGGTATGGACAGAGTGCCTACTGGAAAGAGAAAAGCAGCTCTTAACTCCCACTGGTTTATATAATTGTACAGGAAAATACACCAATAAACATTTACTAAGCAGGAAATTGTCTTTTGTTTGTGTTATTTTGTGATTATATGTAAGACACTCACATATGGATGGTCTCATCTGTTGCATTTATGCTTCTTAATGCATAAGCAGTCCCCACAACATCATGTAAAAGTATGTTTATTTCTTTTTACAGTAACTGAAAAGTTCCTCTTTTAATAGGGGGTATAACTGCAACACAGGTTATTCTGTGTGGATTATACTGCGGGTTGCAGTGTTTTGAGCTCCTTTTGAATTGATGGTGTCTATGATGTCCTCCCATATTTGTTGTTTGACTATTTGTTTCAAagttgttacatttacatttattcatttagcagacgcttttatccaaagcgacttccaagagagagctttacaaagtgcataggtcactgataataacaacaagatagccccaaagcattgcaggtagccaaaaacagaagtacacattgtgaacaaccaaaaataagtgctaaagggaagaaaccataagagcatgtaattAAGCAgattacaatacacaacatgaatctctaagtgcaagtgtacctgtagaaaagcaataaaaataggaataaatataatacaacagtttaaatcagctaccactaaccaacaagagcaacagtctaagcaagagtcattgtgatccttgaggaaactagcgttgggttcaacaaaccattcctaagtaccgttgtactcccggaacaagtgcgtcttgagccttcccttgaaggtggagagacagtctgtgtctctgatggaggtggggaggtgattccaccactggggggccaggcaggagaagagcttgtgttgggaccgggcggtcttgagcggtgggaccaccaggcggttgtctgaagaggaccgtaggtggcgggtgggggtgtatggctgcaggagagacttgatgtagtcgggtgcagtcccgttcactgctcggaaggtcagtaccagggtcttgaatctgatgcgggccgttatgggtagccagtggagggagatgaggagcggggtaacgtgggaacgtctgggtagattgtaaaccaggcgggccgctgcgttctgaatcctctgaagagggcgggttgcgcatgctgggagaccggcgagcagcgagttgcagtagtccaacttggagaggaccattgcttggacaagcagctgggtggagtgctcagacaggtatcacctgatcttccggatgttgtagagggtgaatctacacgaccgggagaccgcagcaatgtgggccgtgaaggagagctcgtcatccatggtaaccccaaggttcctggcagaggatgagggggtcaccgtagcagatcccagggtgattgagaggtcgtgggagatgaaGGTTTTGgacgggatgatgagaagttcagttttggcaaggttcagctggaggtggtgctcggtcatccaggcggagatgtctgcgaggcaggcctcaatcctagctgagatccccggatcggtcggggggaacgacaggtacagctgcgtgtcgtcagcgtagcagtggtaggagaagccatgggaggtgatgattggtccaagtgaggtggtgtacagagagaagaggaggggtccaaggacggagccctgtgggacaccagtggagagctggccagggtctgacactttgcctccccaggagacctggtatgatcttcccgacaggtaggatgagatccactggagtacagtgccagtgatccccatctcagagagtctggagagcaggatctggtggttaaccgtatcaaacgccgcagaaaggtccagcagaatgatgacggatgacctcgaagccgctctggcagactggagggcagtggtgactgaaaggagggcagtctctgtggagtggccggtcttgaagcccgattggttggggtcaagcaggttgttctgagaaagaaagttaacagttggttagatacagcacattcaattgttttagagaagaagggtaacagtgataccggtctgtagttctggaggacggcagggttaagggagggttttttgagtagaggggtaactctggcctgaaggcagaggggaaggtgccagaggtaagagaggagtttagaacatggagcagaaaagttatgatagagggggagatggtttgaaagagaggggaggggacaggatcaaggggacaggaggtggggcgatgagagagaatgaggtcagagagctctgcctcggacaggggagagaaagagtttagacatttagttgggtcagtcatggagggtgagagggtaggaaaggtgggtttagggaaccgactgctaatgtcggcgactattttctcaaagaaggaggagaagtcgtctgctgtcagggtggagggagagggtgggggaggtgggttaagaagggtggagaagttAGAGAAAAAGTTTGTTTCCATACATTTGGATTCTAATGGTCCTTTTTTGTTTATATTTTGAAAACAGGATGATGATTTCTTCATGTGAGATTCTTCTTTCTTGGCCTACGGTCATATtgcgaatggaatcccgattcaaacagtaccacctgctagctgaaaatgtgcccccaaaaacataaataccgtaagattgacatttatttagggggaaatggcttattcaaaagaagtttgctggaagcgatcattgtcattatatatttcaaatatttttccatataatgagctgtttgagcttggaccaaatgtgactatgattgccataggagaaacgtcttattttattatttagtaactgcaaagtctagattttggaatggctcaattggaagagaggttgtgctggtaaatagagggttccaggttcaactccagacataggcattttttttgtttgttaacaaaacagtttctagttttctgggtaatcccggtgtaactatctattatgtcaattttacaatattttgccattttgaaggaggaatccaccattgctgcttgcagctatattttttacatatagttaaaatatattctaacatatattaaacatacatgtgacactatatctttacatatattaccaatacattttcccatataaatcggaatacattatggaggtatttatagatataaaattgctCATaatttgggatatataaacacatatattatatattaatgtttaatatgttgcaatgtattgtacaatataaatattaaatcccatatattgacatatattgcttaatatatcacatgatattttccaatatactgcaatatattttccttccgtaagggaatCTTaacctaaatatgtggtctacctttactaaaggtacaaagtctCACTAATGCTAAAGGGCTAAAGTATGTACAATTTAGaataaaaataaagaatatgaaatataaaatggccataatatacaata
This region includes:
- the LOC124469328 gene encoding uncharacterized protein LOC124469328 isoform X2, with the translated sequence MTLETILENGVGLREELEEEDKKNFPFHIQALERTSGKKASESVLKLGDVPIAVKAREIYQKAKVMDSQEIWNILREESEARLARIEMSHSWHTVIESFNERMECRKLMELQGRSQSHRSRVALMFKASESNLDRTTLLMANNPLPDLHSHQEGDSPTKYLANDILAQPKRLASIGGPLKGLPPLMKPSKVPSQKQKKLSIPHRALSEVPTSVCVQISENWSMVSDKDIKEEGITSDTDINEFWNPI
- the LOC124469328 gene encoding uncharacterized protein LOC124469328 isoform X1, which gives rise to MRPLVFSPTWPFHGLKLFCSVYTYVPVHMTIQLDLEPENVHPVSHPLFTYCSVGATIKYKEVNTLMCDVHKTVMDSQEIWNILREESEARLARIEMSHSWHTVIESFNERMECRKLMELQGRSQSHRSRVALMFKASESNLDRTTLLMANNPLPDLHSHQEGDSPTKYLANDILAQPKRLASIGGPLKGLPPLMKPSKVPSQKQKKLSIPHRALSEVPTSVCVQISENWSMVSDKDIKEEGITSDTDINEFWNPI
- the LOC124469328 gene encoding uncharacterized protein LOC124469328 isoform X3; translated protein: MRPLVFSPTWPFHGLKLFCSVYTYVPVHMTIQLDLEPENVHPVSHPLFTYCSVGATIKYKEVNTLMCDVHKTVMDSQEIWNILREESESFNERMECRKLMELQGRSQSHRSRVALMFKASESNLDRTTLLMANNPLPDLHSHQEGDSPTKYLANDILAQPKRLASIGGPLKGLPPLMKPSKVPSQKQKKLSIPHRALSEVPTSVCVQISENWSMVSDKDIKEEGITSDTDINEFWNPI